A window from Apium graveolens cultivar Ventura unplaced genomic scaffold, ASM990537v1 ctg23, whole genome shotgun sequence encodes these proteins:
- the LOC141700403 gene encoding RNA pseudouridine synthase 5-like: MRTIGEPWPELNDGLFYSDRVRPSDSGLTLVDFYSTKYKSSAPLQGWLQRIENGQITVDGTIVTDPTKVLSAASELQYHRLPWREPDAPYLLGVLFEDDHLIALNKPSGLQVLPGGLFQHRTVLTQLQWHASKQSSIFACQQTNPVPVHHLGRGTSGILLCAKTKLAKARISAYFADGTSTVGSTRIEDADISKTRKISKTYRALASGILRENEVIINQPIGMLKYPGVAKGLYVASPSELRSHCMPKYMPKMTTETNKLKEGAIGLNYPMLARSNYTAWALKMKVFMKAQGVWNAVEKKEKGGVVDDRQDKIALATIYQGIPEDVLLSLADKETAKEA; the protein is encoded by the exons ATGCGGACAATCGGAGAACCCTGGCCGGAATTAAACGACGGCCTCTTCTATTCCGATCGCGTCCGACCCTCTGATTCTG GTCTCACACTTGTTGATTTTTACTCCACCAAGTACAAGAGTTCAGCTCCTTTGCAAGG ATGGTTGCAGAGAATCGAGAATGGACAG ATAACCGTTGATGGCACAATTGTTACAGACCCTACCAAAGTTCTAAG TGCTGCTTCAGAATTGCAATATCACCGACTTCCTTGGAGAGAACCTGATGCACCATACTTGCTTGGAGTTCTATTTGAAGATGATCATTTG ATTGCACTAAACAAGCCATCCGGTCTCCAAGTTTTACCGGGAGGACTATTCCAGCACCGGACTGTTTTGACTCAATTACAGTGGCACGCTAGCAAACAAAGTTCTATATTTGCATGTCAACAGACAAACCCTGTCCCTGTTCATCATCTTGGAAGAGGTACATCAG GAATATTGCTTTGTGCAAAGACAAAGCTTGCAAAAGCTCGTATATCGGCATATTTTGCTGATGGAACCTCAACTGTTGGGAGTACGAG AATTGAAGATGCAGATATTAGTAAAACTAGGAAAATCTCAAAGACATACCGGGCATTAGCAAGTGGTATTCTTCGTGAGAATGAG GTTATCATCAATCAGCCAATTGGGATGCTAAAATATCCTGGAGTTGCTAAAGGATTATATGTTGCTTCACCATCAG agcttaggtcTCATTGTATGCCCAAGTATATGCCAAAGATGACAACAGAGACAAATAAGCTCAAAGAGGGTGCGATTGGTTTAAACTATCCAATGCTGGCAAGAAGTAACTACACAGCCTGGGCACTTAAGATGAAGGTGTTCATGAAAGCACAGGGGGTGTGGAATGCAGTGGAGAAGAAAGAgaaaggaggtgtggttgatgACAGACAAGACAAGATCGCCCTGGCCACAATATACCAGGGAATTCCTGAAGATGTCTTGTTGTCTCTGGCTGATAAGGAAACAGCAAAGGAAGCCTGA
- the LOC141700405 gene encoding secreted RxLR effector protein 161-like → MEKPTVLHKNAVKRILRYVKGTLDFGLVYSKNSGNNMLVGYSDSDLAGQTDDRKSTGGVAFYLNNSLITLVSQKQRCVALSSCEAKFMAATAATCQAIWLRNLLSKITGENVGPVILYIDNKSAIDLAKNPVFHGRSKHIDIRYHFIRECVERRDCYQARELKFAVCRHSNKGTQYC, encoded by the coding sequence ATGGAGAAACCGACGGTGCTGCACAAAAATGCTGTGAAACGTATACTAAGGTATGTGAAGGGGACCTTGGATTTTGGTCTGGTATATTCGAAAAACAGCGGCAACAATATGCTCGTGGGCTATTCAGATAGTGACTTAGCTGGGCAAACGGACGACAGGAAAAGTACAGGGGGCGTGGCTTTTTATCTGAATAATAGCTTGATCACCTTGGTGTCACAAAAGCAAAGATGTGTTGCTTTGTCCTCATGTGAGGCTAAATTCATGGCAGCCACTGCTGCTACTTGTCAGGCCATCTGGCTGAGAAATTTGCTGAGTAAAATAACAGGAGAAAATGTTGGTCCAGTCATTCTGTATATCGATAACAAGTCTGCTATTGATCTAGCTAAGAACCCGGTCTTCCATGGAAGAAGCAAGCATATAGATATACGCTATCACTTCATCCGTGAATGCGTTGAGCGTAGGGATTGTTATCAGGCACGTGAGCTCAAATTTGCAGTGTGCAGACATTCTAACAAAGGCACTCAGTACTGTTAA